The Shewanella halotolerans region GGGAGCGAAGCGTTCCAGCACACATCCGTGTCCGTCGACCAGGAACTTGGTGAAGTTCCATTTGATCGATTCGCTGCCAAGCACCCCCTTGGCCTCACGCTTGAGGTAACGATACAGAGGATGAGCCTTGTCGCCGTTCACCTCTATCTTGGCAAAGAGCGGGAAGCTGACGCCAAAGTTAAGTTCGCAGAACTGACTGATCTCGCTCTCATCTCCTTGCTCCTGCTGACCAAATTGGTTGCAGGGGAAGCCGAGCACGGCAAAACGCTCAGGGCCGAACTGCTCAT contains the following coding sequences:
- a CDS encoding glutathione peroxidase, with the protein product MSIYDFSLTRIDGSTQPMADYKGKVLLIVNTASKCGFTPQYQALQALYEQFGPERFAVLGFPCNQFGQQEQGDESEISQFCELNFGVSFPLFAKIEVNGDKAHPLYRYLKREAKGVLGSESIKWNFTKFLVDGHGCVLERFAPTTKPESLSEKIAALVSQSK